One Acidimicrobiales bacterium DNA window includes the following coding sequences:
- a CDS encoding SDR family oxidoreductase, with translation MDFGFHKDDVVIVTGAASGIGRATAFEAAAQGLRVAAWDMNEAALAETVALIDAGGGRVRPVVADITKEHDVMRAVEESTLWGAPRYLVNNAGPAHTADLSFDDALAASVGATRQVTTSWLGMGPADGRAVVSVASITAVIGGTGWYPVAKAGIAAYMRTLAVSGSGLRANTIGPGLTDTTRTETLLSSDQGRAMVARNPLRRAGRPEDMAHAALFLLSPASSYINGVLLLVDGGQTLVV, from the coding sequence GTGGACTTCGGGTTCCACAAAGATGACGTCGTCATCGTCACCGGCGCCGCCAGCGGAATCGGCCGGGCCACCGCTTTCGAGGCTGCGGCCCAGGGCCTCCGGGTCGCCGCCTGGGACATGAATGAAGCGGCGCTGGCGGAGACCGTCGCCCTGATCGATGCCGGCGGGGGCCGGGTGAGACCGGTCGTGGCCGACATCACCAAGGAACACGACGTAATGCGGGCTGTCGAGGAGTCGACGCTCTGGGGAGCCCCCCGGTACCTGGTCAACAACGCCGGTCCCGCCCACACGGCCGACCTGTCCTTCGACGATGCCCTGGCCGCCTCGGTCGGTGCCACCCGGCAGGTCACGACGTCGTGGCTCGGGATGGGCCCGGCCGACGGCAGAGCCGTGGTCAGCGTGGCCTCCATCACGGCCGTGATCGGGGGGACGGGGTGGTACCCGGTCGCCAAGGCAGGCATCGCCGCCTACATGCGCACCCTGGCGGTGAGCGGGTCCGGCCTGAGGGCCAACACAATCGGTCCCGGGCTCACTGACACAACCCGAACCGAGACCCTGTTGAGCTCTGACCAGGGTCGGGCCATGGTGGCGAGGAACCCACTGCGAAGGGCGGGGCGGCCGGAGGACATGGCGCATGCAGCGCTGTTCCTCCTCTCCCCGGCGTCGAGCTACATCAACGGGGTGCTCCTCCTCGTCGACGGAGGCCAGACCCTCGTCGTATGA